The following coding sequences are from one Streptomyces sp. V3I7 window:
- a CDS encoding DUF3046 domain-containing protein: MRLTVFWQRMAEHFGPGYADTFARDHVMAELGSRTVHQALDAGWDAKDVWSVVCTVMDVPREKR; the protein is encoded by the coding sequence ATGCGGTTGACGGTCTTCTGGCAGCGGATGGCGGAACACTTCGGTCCGGGGTACGCCGACACCTTCGCGCGCGATCACGTGATGGCGGAGCTCGGCAGTCGGACGGTGCACCAGGCACTGGACGCCGGCTGGGACGCCAAGGACGTATGGAGCGTGGTCTGCACGGTCATGGACGTGCCGCGAGAGAAGCGCTGA
- a CDS encoding ATP-dependent helicase: MVSSAHPALEGFSPATRNWFTGAFSAPTEAQAGAWKAIREGSDVLTVAPTGSGKTLAAFLAALDQLASTPPPADPKKRCRVLYVSPLKALAVDVERNLRSPLTGIRQEAVRLGLPEPEIKVGIRSGDTPPAERRALATRPPDILITTPESLFLMLTSATRDALTGIDTVILDEVHAVAGTKRGAHLALTLERLDELLPKPARRIGLSATVRPVDEVARYLSPRRKVEIVQPESGKEFDLSVVVPVEDMGEVGTAPAADGGEGAERPSIWPHVEERITDLVQAHRSTIVFVNSRRLAERLCNRLNEIAYERATGEPLEEDHSPAQLMGGSGAAQGAPQVIARAHHGSVSKEQRAIVEEELKAGRLPAVVATSSLELGIDMGAVDLVVQVESPPSVASGLQRVGRAGHQVGAVSRGVVFPKYRGDLVQAAVVTERMRSGAIESLKVPSNPLDVLAQQLVAMTSMDTWQVDDLLAMVRRAAPFASLPESAFTAVLDMLAGRYPSDAFAELRPRVVWDRVAGTVTGRPGAQRLAVTSGGTIPDRGLFGVFLAGSDPKKGGGRVGELDEEMVYESRVGDVFTLGTSSWRIEDITRDRVLVSPAPGVAGRLPFWKGDQLGRPLELGRAVGSFLREIGSLSKEDARLRLITAGLDAWAADNVLSYLDEQREACGHVPDDRTIVVERFRDELGDWRVVVHSPFGAQVHAPWALALSTRLSERYGMDAQVMHADDGIVLRLPDADLMSLDLLDQEPTKDDAFHRGTDPEQAPVGAADIAFDKGDVDQIVTDQVGGSALFASRFRECAARALLLPRRTPGKRTPLWQQRQRASQLLQVANEFGSFPIILEAVRECLQDVFDVPGLVELMGDIESRKVRLVEVTTPEPSPFARSLLFGYVAQFLYEGDSPLAERRAAALSLDSRLLAELLGQAELRELLDADVLTELEREFQWLTEDRRVKDPEGVADLLRLLGPLTDAELAERGAEPQWAEELAAARRAIKVRIAGTDHWAAIEDAGRLRDALGTALPVGVPEAFTEPVKDPLGDLLARYARTHGPFTSVTAAARFGLGVAVTDGALQRLAANGRVVQGEFHPAGIGQEWCDAAVLRRLRRRSLAALRHELEPVAPEALAQFLPQWQHIGKGHGLKGTDGLVRAIEQLQGASVPASALEKLILPSRVADYTPAMLDELTAAGEVVWSGAGALPGKDGWVSLYMADAAPLLLPPPHPLELTELHQSILSALSGGYGLFFRQIADQVRATHPAATDAKLADALWDLAWSGRLTNDTFAPMRSLLGSGRTAGSTAHRARRSVPRGRYGSLTGGARPTASRNGPPSVAGRWSLLPAHEPDATVRAHALARTLLDRHGVVTRGAVGAEGVEGGFSSVYRILSAFEESGQARRGYVVEGLGAAQFAMDGAVDRLRAVSNARDRGEALPAQGTGADGPASSASGFGLPDFDSEIDWPPSDNGTAPDEYVSPKDFTAPGYGGPRGGGASYGSGARSGFGDRRTRTSAADSRAVVLAAADPANAYGSALPWPEPPTGAGHKPGRKAGSLVVLVAGELVLYMERGGKTLLAWPSAPDIAATDDPRLRAAAEALAAAARAGSVGTITVERINGASALTSPIGTLLEGAGFIATPRGLRIRS, translated from the coding sequence ATGGTCAGCTCTGCACACCCGGCCCTGGAAGGCTTCTCCCCCGCGACCCGCAACTGGTTCACGGGGGCGTTCTCCGCGCCCACCGAAGCCCAGGCGGGCGCGTGGAAGGCCATCCGGGAGGGCTCGGACGTGCTGACGGTCGCGCCGACCGGCTCCGGCAAGACGCTGGCCGCGTTCCTCGCCGCCCTGGACCAGCTGGCCTCGACACCTCCCCCCGCCGACCCGAAGAAGCGCTGCCGCGTTCTGTACGTCTCGCCGCTCAAGGCTCTGGCGGTCGACGTCGAGCGCAACCTGCGCAGCCCGCTCACCGGCATCCGCCAGGAAGCCGTGCGCCTGGGCCTGCCCGAGCCGGAGATCAAGGTCGGCATCCGCTCCGGCGACACCCCGCCCGCCGAGCGCCGCGCGCTGGCCACGCGCCCGCCGGACATCCTGATCACCACCCCGGAGTCCCTGTTCCTGATGCTGACGTCGGCCACGCGCGACGCGCTGACCGGCATCGACACGGTGATCCTGGACGAGGTGCACGCGGTCGCGGGCACCAAGCGCGGCGCGCATCTGGCGCTCACCCTGGAGCGGCTCGACGAGCTGCTGCCCAAGCCGGCCCGCCGCATCGGGCTGTCGGCGACCGTCCGCCCGGTGGACGAGGTGGCCCGCTACCTCTCGCCCCGCCGCAAGGTGGAGATCGTCCAGCCGGAGTCCGGCAAGGAGTTCGACCTCTCCGTCGTCGTCCCGGTCGAGGACATGGGCGAGGTGGGCACCGCCCCGGCGGCCGACGGCGGCGAGGGGGCGGAGCGGCCGTCGATCTGGCCGCACGTCGAGGAGCGGATCACCGACCTGGTGCAAGCCCACCGGTCGACGATCGTGTTCGTCAACTCCCGCCGCCTCGCGGAGCGGCTGTGCAACCGGCTCAACGAGATCGCCTACGAGCGGGCGACCGGCGAACCCCTGGAGGAGGACCACTCCCCCGCCCAGCTGATGGGCGGTTCGGGCGCGGCCCAGGGCGCACCGCAGGTCATCGCCCGCGCGCACCACGGCTCGGTCTCCAAGGAACAGCGCGCCATCGTCGAGGAGGAGCTGAAGGCTGGCCGGCTGCCCGCCGTGGTGGCCACCTCCAGCCTGGAGCTGGGCATCGACATGGGCGCGGTGGACCTGGTCGTCCAGGTCGAGTCGCCGCCCTCGGTGGCCTCCGGCCTCCAGCGCGTCGGCCGCGCCGGGCACCAGGTGGGCGCGGTCTCCCGTGGCGTGGTCTTCCCGAAGTACCGCGGCGACCTCGTGCAGGCCGCCGTGGTCACCGAGCGGATGCGCTCGGGCGCCATCGAGTCCCTGAAGGTTCCGTCGAACCCGCTGGACGTACTCGCCCAGCAGCTGGTGGCCATGACCTCGATGGACACCTGGCAGGTCGACGACCTGCTGGCCATGGTCCGTCGCGCCGCGCCCTTCGCCTCCCTGCCGGAGTCGGCGTTCACGGCGGTCCTCGACATGCTCGCCGGCCGCTATCCGTCCGACGCGTTCGCCGAGCTGCGTCCGCGCGTGGTGTGGGACCGGGTCGCCGGGACGGTCACGGGCCGCCCCGGCGCGCAGCGCCTCGCCGTCACCTCCGGTGGCACGATCCCCGACCGCGGCCTCTTCGGCGTCTTCCTCGCGGGCTCCGACCCCAAGAAGGGCGGCGGACGGGTCGGCGAGCTGGACGAGGAGATGGTCTACGAGTCCCGCGTGGGCGACGTGTTCACGCTGGGCACGAGTTCCTGGCGGATCGAGGACATCACGCGCGACCGCGTGCTGGTCTCCCCGGCGCCGGGCGTGGCGGGCCGGCTGCCGTTCTGGAAGGGCGACCAGCTGGGCCGCCCCCTCGAACTCGGCCGCGCGGTGGGCTCGTTCCTGCGCGAGATCGGCTCGCTGTCCAAGGAGGACGCCCGGCTGCGTCTGATCACCGCAGGCCTCGACGCCTGGGCGGCGGACAACGTGCTGTCGTACCTGGACGAGCAGCGCGAGGCCTGCGGTCACGTCCCGGACGACCGCACCATCGTCGTCGAGCGCTTCCGCGACGAGCTCGGCGACTGGCGCGTCGTCGTGCACTCCCCCTTCGGCGCCCAGGTCCACGCGCCGTGGGCGCTCGCGCTCAGCACCCGGCTCTCCGAGCGCTACGGCATGGACGCGCAGGTCATGCACGCCGACGACGGCATCGTGCTGCGCCTGCCGGACGCCGACCTGATGAGCCTGGACCTGCTGGACCAAGAGCCCACGAAGGACGACGCCTTCCACCGGGGCACCGACCCCGAGCAGGCGCCCGTCGGCGCGGCGGACATCGCCTTCGACAAGGGCGACGTCGACCAGATCGTCACCGACCAGGTCGGCGGCTCGGCCCTGTTCGCCTCCCGCTTCCGCGAGTGCGCGGCCCGCGCGCTGCTGCTGCCTCGCCGCACCCCCGGCAAGCGCACGCCGCTGTGGCAGCAGCGCCAGCGCGCCTCCCAACTGCTCCAGGTCGCGAACGAGTTCGGCTCCTTCCCGATCATCCTGGAGGCGGTACGCGAGTGTCTCCAGGACGTCTTCGACGTCCCCGGCCTCGTCGAGCTGATGGGCGACATCGAGTCCCGCAAGGTCCGCCTGGTCGAGGTCACCACCCCCGAGCCGTCCCCCTTCGCCCGCTCCCTCCTCTTCGGCTACGTCGCCCAGTTCCTGTACGAGGGCGACTCCCCGCTCGCCGAGCGGCGCGCTGCGGCGCTCTCGCTGGACTCGCGGCTGTTGGCCGAGCTGTTGGGCCAGGCGGAGCTGCGCGAACTGCTCGACGCGGACGTGCTGACCGAGCTGGAGCGCGAGTTCCAGTGGCTCACCGAGGACCGCCGGGTCAAGGACCCCGAGGGCGTCGCCGACCTGCTGCGGCTGCTCGGCCCGCTCACGGACGCCGAGCTGGCCGAGCGGGGCGCCGAGCCGCAGTGGGCCGAGGAACTGGCCGCCGCCCGCCGCGCCATCAAGGTCCGCATCGCCGGGACCGACCACTGGGCGGCGATCGAGGACGCGGGCCGGCTGCGCGACGCCCTGGGCACGGCGCTTCCGGTCGGTGTCCCCGAGGCCTTCACGGAGCCGGTCAAGGACCCCCTCGGCGACCTCCTCGCCCGCTACGCGCGCACCCACGGCCCGTTCACGTCGGTCACGGCGGCGGCCCGCTTCGGGCTGGGCGTCGCGGTGACGGACGGCGCGCTGCAGCGGCTCGCCGCGAACGGCCGTGTCGTGCAAGGGGAGTTCCACCCGGCCGGCATCGGCCAGGAGTGGTGCGACGCGGCGGTGCTGCGCCGTCTGCGCCGCCGTTCCCTTGCCGCGCTGCGCCATGAGCTGGAGCCGGTCGCCCCCGAGGCGCTGGCCCAGTTCCTGCCCCAGTGGCAGCACATCGGCAAGGGCCACGGCCTGAAGGGCACCGACGGACTGGTGCGCGCCATCGAGCAGTTGCAGGGCGCCTCCGTGCCCGCGTCGGCCCTGGAGAAGCTGATCCTGCCGTCGCGCGTCGCGGACTACACCCCGGCGATGCTCGACGAACTCACCGCGGCCGGAGAGGTGGTGTGGTCCGGTGCGGGTGCGCTGCCCGGCAAGGACGGCTGGGTCTCGCTCTACATGGCGGACGCGGCCCCGCTGCTCCTGCCGCCGCCCCATCCCCTGGAGCTGACGGAGCTCCACCAGAGCATCCTGAGCGCGCTGTCGGGGGGCTACGGCCTGTTCTTCCGGCAGATCGCCGACCAGGTCCGTGCCACCCACCCCGCCGCCACCGACGCCAAACTGGCCGACGCCCTCTGGGACCTGGCCTGGTCGGGACGGCTCACCAACGACACGTTCGCCCCGATGCGCTCCCTGCTGGGCTCCGGCCGTACGGCGGGCTCCACCGCCCACCGTGCCAGGCGCTCGGTCCCGCGCGGTCGTTACGGCTCGCTGACGGGCGGAGCCCGCCCCACCGCCTCCCGCAACGGCCCGCCGTCCGTTGCGGGCCGCTGGTCCCTGCTCCCCGCGCACGAACCGGACGCCACGGTGCGCGCGCACGCCCTGGCCCGCACGCTGCTCGACCGGCACGGCGTGGTCACGCGCGGGGCGGTCGGCGCCGAGGGAGTCGAGGGCGGCTTCTCGTCGGTGTACCGGATCCTGTCCGCCTTCGAGGAGAGCGGCCAGGCCCGTCGGGGCTATGTCGTGGAGGGGCTCGGCGCGGCCCAGTTCGCGATGGACGGAGCGGTGGACCGGCTCCGGGCGGTGTCCAACGCCCGCGACCGAGGCGAGGCGCTACCCGCCCAGGGCACCGGAGCCGACGGCCCCGCCTCCTCCGCCTCCGGCTTCGGCCTCCCCGACTTCGACAGCGAGATCGACTGGCCGCCGTCCGACAACGGCACGGCGCCGGACGAGTACGTCTCCCCCAAGGACTTCACGGCCCCCGGTTACGGCGGTCCCCGCGGCGGAGGCGCCTCGTACGGCTCCGGCGCCCGTTCCGGATTCGGCGACCGTCGTACCCGTACGTCCGCCGCCGACTCCCGTGCGGTCGTCCTGGCCGCCGCCGACCCCGCGAACGCCTACGGTTCCGCGCTCCCGTGGCCCGAGCCGCCGACCGGGGCCGGGCACAAGCCGGGGCGCAAGGCGGGTTCGCTCGTCGTCCTGGTGGCCGGCGAGCTGGTGCTCTACATGGAACGGGGCGGCAAGACGCTGCTGGCCTGGCCCTCCGCCCCGGACATCGCGGCCACCGACGACCCCCGTCTCCGGGCGGCCGCGGAGGCCCTGGCCGCGGCCGCGCGCGCGGGCTCCGTCGGCACGATCACCGTCGAACGCATCAACGGCGCCTCGGCCCTGACCTCCCCCATAGGCACCCTCCTGGAAGGAGCCGGCTTCATCGCGACCCCACGCGGCCTACGCATCCGGTCATGA
- a CDS encoding rhodanese-like domain-containing protein, with protein sequence MLKRVRDGYRRIRPREAYDAARTGGALLVDIRYAALRERDGMIPGALVIERNELEWRLDPQGTHRAPEATGHDLRIVVICNEGYASSLAVASLHRLGLRRATDLIGGFQAWRAAGFPVEA encoded by the coding sequence TTGCTGAAGCGGGTGCGCGACGGCTACCGCCGCATCAGACCACGCGAGGCGTACGACGCGGCCCGCACCGGGGGCGCGCTTCTGGTCGACATCCGGTACGCCGCCCTGCGCGAACGGGACGGCATGATTCCGGGCGCGCTCGTCATAGAGCGCAACGAGCTGGAGTGGCGGCTGGATCCCCAGGGCACCCACCGCGCCCCCGAAGCCACCGGCCACGATCTGCGCATAGTGGTCATCTGCAACGAGGGCTACGCGTCCAGCCTCGCGGTCGCCTCCCTGCACCGGCTGGGCCTGCGCCGGGCCACCGATCTGATCGGCGGGTTCCAGGCGTGGCGGGCGGCGGGGTTCCCGGTCGAGGCCTGA
- a CDS encoding GNAT family N-acetyltransferase, with translation MPLRITHAEVADIVQALADHQRYWGDRDLRALHLLPLVHEFGSTCFAARADDGVLGYLIGFVTPDRTGYVHLVATRDDARGTGLGRRLYEAFTEAARAQGAVRLKAITAVGNEGSAAFHRSMGFDVSTVPDYNGPGQHRVVFTRGLPT, from the coding sequence ATGCCCCTACGCATAACGCACGCCGAGGTCGCGGACATCGTGCAGGCTCTCGCCGATCACCAGCGCTACTGGGGCGATCGCGACCTCCGCGCGCTCCACCTGCTGCCCCTGGTGCACGAGTTCGGCTCGACGTGCTTCGCAGCCCGGGCCGACGACGGTGTCCTCGGGTATCTGATCGGTTTCGTCACGCCCGACCGCACCGGGTACGTCCACCTGGTCGCCACCCGCGACGACGCCCGCGGCACCGGTCTGGGACGCCGGCTGTACGAGGCGTTCACCGAGGCCGCCCGGGCGCAGGGCGCGGTCCGGCTGAAGGCGATCACCGCGGTGGGCAACGAGGGTTCGGCGGCGTTCCACCGCAGCATGGGGTTCGACGTGTCGACCGTGCCGGACTACAACGGACCGGGGCAGCACCGCGTGGTGTTCACGCGCGGCCTGCCGACGTAG
- a CDS encoding AI-2E family transporter — MAPTDDTGQTAPQHAPPIGTPAPGRPPTEAAAGATGARMPRWLPRAMVLALALVAVFQLGSWAFHQLIGLLLNILIAFFLALAIEPAVSWMAARGLRRGFATLLVFLGLLIVAAGFVTLLGSMLAGQIITMVEGFPGYLDSVISWVNHTFHTELRRVDVQEGVLRSDWLRKYVQNSAAGVLDVSAQVLGGLFQLLTIALFSFYFAADGPRLRRALCSVLPPARQAEVLRAWEIAVDKTGGYIYSRGLMALISGIAHYILFQALGVPYAPVLGVWVGLVSQFIPTIGTYLAGALPMLIAFTVAPWYALWVLVFVVVYQQFENYMLQPKLTSKTVDIHPAVAFGSVIAGTALLGAVGALIAIPAVATLQAFLGAYVKRYAVTDDPRVHGHRRRGPAVDGSLTRAWRRWVRQPEAEASGAGEAGVGTTADGSS; from the coding sequence GTGGCACCCACTGACGACACCGGCCAGACGGCCCCTCAGCACGCACCTCCGATCGGTACGCCGGCGCCCGGCCGACCGCCGACCGAGGCTGCCGCCGGGGCCACCGGTGCCCGCATGCCGCGCTGGCTGCCGCGCGCCATGGTGCTCGCGCTCGCCCTCGTCGCCGTCTTCCAGCTGGGCAGCTGGGCCTTCCATCAGCTGATCGGCCTGCTGCTCAACATCCTCATCGCGTTCTTCCTGGCGCTCGCCATAGAGCCCGCGGTGAGCTGGATGGCGGCGCGCGGCCTGCGCCGGGGGTTCGCCACCCTCCTGGTGTTCCTCGGTCTGCTGATCGTCGCGGCCGGGTTCGTCACCCTGCTCGGTTCGATGCTCGCGGGCCAGATCATCACGATGGTCGAGGGCTTCCCCGGCTATCTCGACTCGGTCATCAGCTGGGTCAACCACACCTTCCACACCGAGCTGAGACGCGTCGACGTGCAGGAGGGGGTCCTCCGCTCCGACTGGCTGCGCAAGTACGTGCAGAACAGCGCCGCCGGTGTGCTCGACGTGTCCGCCCAGGTGCTCGGCGGGCTGTTCCAGCTGCTGACGATCGCCCTGTTCTCGTTCTACTTCGCCGCCGACGGGCCCCGGCTGCGCCGCGCCCTGTGCTCCGTCCTGCCGCCCGCCCGCCAGGCCGAGGTGCTGCGCGCGTGGGAGATCGCCGTGGACAAGACGGGCGGCTACATATACTCGCGCGGCCTCATGGCGCTCATCTCCGGGATCGCGCACTACATCCTGTTCCAGGCCCTGGGCGTGCCCTACGCGCCCGTGCTCGGTGTCTGGGTGGGCCTGGTCTCGCAGTTCATCCCCACCATCGGCACGTATCTCGCGGGTGCCCTGCCGATGCTGATCGCCTTCACGGTCGCCCCGTGGTACGCGCTCTGGGTGCTGGTCTTCGTCGTGGTCTACCAGCAGTTCGAGAACTACATGCTCCAGCCCAAGCTGACCTCGAAGACCGTCGACATCCACCCCGCCGTCGCCTTCGGCTCGGTCATCGCGGGCACGGCCCTGCTCGGCGCCGTCGGCGCGCTGATCGCCATCCCCGCGGTCGCCACCCTGCAGGCGTTCCTGGGCGCGTACGTGAAGCGGTACGCCGTCACGGACGACCCCCGTGTCCACGGGCACCGGCGCCGCGGCCCAGCCGTCGACGGCTCGCTCACGCGCGCGTGGCGGCGCTGGGTACGGCAGCCGGAGGCGGAGGCATCGGGTGCCGGGGAGGCCGGAGTCGGGACCACGGCGGACGGTTCGTCGTAA
- a CDS encoding cysteine dioxygenase — translation MPGDPAAGSSVAPVGAPVTPAPISPPTQADLLDFVRRVAADAGLIASLPLDPMGRTWVRLAGPGGSEAWLIGWPPGSGTGWHDHAESVGAFLTASGELLENSLAARLPTDGWKTLELTDGVDRERRLAVGQGRAFGRHHVHEVLNESTDQHAISVHAYYPPLPQIRRYSRTGQVLRLEQVERPQDWQ, via the coding sequence CTGCCCGGCGACCCGGCCGCCGGCTCCTCGGTCGCGCCGGTCGGCGCCCCCGTCACACCGGCGCCCATTTCCCCGCCCACTCAGGCGGACCTGCTCGACTTCGTGCGGCGCGTCGCCGCCGACGCCGGGCTGATCGCCTCGCTCCCGCTGGATCCGATGGGACGCACCTGGGTGCGGCTCGCAGGCCCCGGTGGCAGCGAGGCATGGCTGATCGGCTGGCCGCCCGGTTCCGGCACCGGCTGGCACGACCACGCCGAATCGGTCGGCGCCTTCCTCACCGCGTCCGGCGAGCTCCTGGAGAACTCGCTCGCCGCCCGGCTGCCCACCGACGGCTGGAAGACCCTGGAACTCACCGACGGCGTGGACCGCGAGCGGCGGCTCGCGGTCGGACAGGGCCGGGCCTTCGGACGGCACCACGTCCACGAGGTGCTCAACGAGTCGACCGACCAGCACGCGATCTCCGTGCACGCCTACTATCCGCCCCTGCCGCAGATCCGCCGCTACAGCCGCACGGGCCAGGTCCTGCGCCTGGAACAGGTCGAGCGCCCGCAGGACTGGCAGTGA
- the recX gene encoding recombination regulator RecX produces the protein MTRRTDWAEYAYLDALPEWQGRGGADPDRTDDGTSDGTGDLPYEDQPYGGGSRGRRRRGAGAASDVGGGSFSSSRAEKEEPPGDPAERARAICLRLLTGTPRTRKQLADVLRGREIPDDVAEEVLSRFEEVGLINDSAFADAWVESRHHGRGLARRALARELRTKGVDSSLIDEAVAQLDSEQEEATARELVARKLRSTRGLDRDKRIRRLAGMLARKGYPEGMALRVVRQALEAEGEDTEFLDGEEY, from the coding sequence GTGACACGGCGAACCGACTGGGCCGAGTACGCGTACCTCGACGCCCTGCCGGAGTGGCAGGGAAGAGGCGGCGCCGACCCTGACCGGACGGACGACGGCACGAGCGACGGCACGGGGGATCTGCCGTACGAGGATCAGCCGTACGGGGGTGGCTCGCGGGGGCGTCGTCGGCGTGGAGCCGGTGCGGCGTCCGATGTAGGCGGAGGTTCCTTCAGCTCGTCGAGGGCCGAGAAGGAGGAACCCCCCGGGGACCCGGCTGAGCGGGCACGCGCGATCTGCCTGCGCCTGCTCACCGGGACCCCGCGCACGCGCAAGCAGCTCGCGGACGTGCTGCGGGGGCGCGAGATCCCGGACGACGTGGCCGAGGAGGTGCTGTCGCGGTTCGAGGAGGTCGGCCTGATCAACGACAGCGCGTTCGCCGACGCCTGGGTGGAGTCGCGGCACCACGGCCGGGGCCTGGCCCGGCGTGCGCTCGCCCGAGAACTGCGGACCAAGGGCGTCGACTCGTCCCTGATCGACGAGGCCGTCGCCCAGCTCGACTCCGAGCAGGAGGAGGCGACGGCCCGCGAACTCGTCGCCCGCAAGCTGCGTTCCACTCGCGGCCTCGACCGCGACAAGCGGATACGGCGCCTCGCGGGCATGCTCGCCCGCAAGGGGTACCCCGAGGGTATGGCCCTGCGGGTCGTCCGACAGGCGCTGGAGGCGGAGGGCGAGGACACGGAGTTCCTCGACGGCGAGGAGTACTGA
- a CDS encoding putative leader peptide, translating to MSGGPAPLDPPPNAALPPLRPYGDGELTGPHRHGVLRFVTDTCVHLWRRVHMDLVRYAGCVCRPSS from the coding sequence GTGAGCGGGGGCCCCGCCCCGCTGGACCCGCCGCCGAACGCGGCACTCCCGCCCCTCCGTCCATATGGTGACGGTGAGTTGACCGGCCCACACCGGCATGGTGTACTCCGCTTCGTGACCGACACCTGCGTGCACTTGTGGCGGAGGGTCCATATGGACCTCGTCCGCTATGCGGGCTGCGTGTGTCGCCCGTCCTCCTGA
- the recA gene encoding recombinase RecA, with protein sequence MAGTDREKALDAALAQIERQFGKGAVMRMGERPNEPIEVISTGSTALDVALGVGGLPRGRVVEVYGPESSGKTTLTLHAVANAQKAGGQVAFVDAEHALDPEYAKKLGVDIDNLILSQPDNGEQALEIVDMLVRSGALDLIVIDSVAALVPRAEIEGEMGDSHVGLQARLMSQALRKITSALNQSKTTAIFINQLREKIGVMFGSPETTTGGRALKFYASVRIDIRRIETLKDGTEAVGNRTRCKVVKNKVAPPFKQAEFDILYGQGISREGGLIDMGVEHGFVRKAGAWYTYEGDQLGQGKENARNFLKDNPDLANEIEKKIKEKLGVGVRPEKATAEPAADAAVTTADAAAKTAPAPAAAKAGKSKAAGAAKS encoded by the coding sequence ATGGCAGGAACCGACCGCGAGAAGGCGCTCGACGCCGCGCTCGCACAGATTGAACGGCAGTTCGGCAAGGGCGCGGTCATGCGCATGGGCGAGCGGCCGAATGAGCCCATCGAGGTCATCTCGACCGGGTCGACAGCGCTCGACGTCGCCCTCGGCGTCGGTGGCCTGCCCCGCGGCCGTGTTGTGGAGGTCTACGGACCGGAGTCCTCCGGTAAGACGACCCTGACCCTGCACGCCGTGGCCAACGCGCAGAAGGCCGGCGGCCAGGTCGCGTTCGTGGACGCGGAGCACGCGCTCGACCCCGAGTACGCGAAGAAGCTCGGCGTCGACATCGACAACCTGATCCTGTCCCAGCCGGACAACGGCGAGCAGGCGCTGGAGATCGTGGACATGCTGGTCCGCTCCGGTGCGCTCGACCTGATCGTCATCGACTCCGTGGCCGCGCTCGTCCCGCGCGCGGAGATCGAGGGCGAGATGGGCGACAGCCACGTCGGCCTTCAGGCCCGTCTGATGAGCCAGGCCCTGCGAAAGATCACCAGCGCGCTCAACCAGTCCAAGACCACCGCGATCTTCATCAACCAGCTCCGCGAGAAGATCGGCGTCATGTTCGGCTCCCCGGAGACCACGACCGGTGGCCGGGCGCTGAAGTTCTACGCCTCGGTGCGTATCGACATCCGTCGTATCGAGACCCTGAAGGACGGCACCGAGGCGGTCGGCAACCGCACCCGCTGCAAGGTCGTCAAGAACAAGGTCGCCCCGCCCTTCAAGCAGGCCGAGTTCGACATCCTCTACGGCCAGGGCATCAGCCGCGAGGGCGGCCTGATCGACATGGGCGTGGAGCACGGCTTCGTCCGCAAGGCCGGCGCCTGGTACACGTACGAGGGTGACCAGCTCGGCCAGGGCAAGGAGAACGCGCGCAACTTCCTCAAGGACAACCCCGACCTCGCGAACGAGATCGAGAAGAAGATCAAGGAGAAGCTGGGCGTCGGTGTGCGGCCGGAGAAGGCCACCGCCGAGCCGGCCGCCGACGCGGCGGTCACCACGGCGGACGCGGCCGCGAAGACGGCGCCCGCTCCGGCAGCCGCCAAGGCCGGCAAGTCCAAGGCCGCCGGCGCAGCCAAGAGCTGA